The genomic interval ATTAATTCACCCTGAACCTTTACATCTACTATAAAGTCTTGGTATTGAACTGTTTGAAGCTTATTGTTTAGAATTGAGAATTGAAAAGGCGCCTTTCTTTCAAAATATTCCTGGTTGTGAATAAGCCGGAACGTACTGTCTTTAATAATATCCGGAGAAGAAAATAGGATGAAGGCAAATGCCATCACCGGCAGCACGAGATATCTGAGATTTTTTTTATTAAGTGATAAGTTAATCGCGGAGGTGAAAGGAACCGGTTTAAGCGTAATTATCTTTTGATCAATACTGGCTTGAATCAAGGAGGCATCCTTTACATCGCCTGACAGCCTTTTCAATTGCAGTATGTTTAACAGCCGGTCTTCCACCTCCGAAAAATGAGAACCTATAATACCGGCTGCTTTTTCATGAGAAATAATTTTACCCAGCTGAAAATAATGGATAAGCGGTAAAATAAGCCATTGCACAATTATAAAAGATGCACCGCATAAAAATCCGAAGAACAATATGGAGCGCACTAATGAAGAAAAATAACTGTAATATTCAAGAACGTCAATTACAAGGAAGGCAGCAAGCAATAATGCACTTGCATATATGGCGCCCCGTATCAGCTGATTAATATAATATTTGCGAATGAACTCATCTAATTTGCGGATGAGCAAATGATAATTATCATTCATAAGAGAAAGCAAATTACCGAAGAAAACTTCAACGTGTCAAATTAGAAATTATTCCGCGCTGCAACAAATACTGGTATGAAGAAAAAAACTATATATTTTTAACATTAATTTCTAAAACGCAGCTCTGCGTGCCTTTTTCTTCTGCTCTGGTTTAAAAGTGTAGCCGACACTTGCGCCTATCCACGGTACAATTTTTTTCTTATATAATTCTAATTTCTCCACAGGTAATAGGGAAGAATAAGTATTATTAATTCCCTTTACAGGATACATATCCAGCTTCACAAATAATCCACCATGCTCAATATCCTGATAACGACCTCCAATAGAACCGATAAAAAAATGCTCAAAATGTATAGATGTATAATGGTCGATCATTCCCTGATCATAATACCATAATAATCCCCCTAAATAATTTATTCCTAATTCTGCAAAAAATTTGTGAGTGCCATAAAGCAAGTTTTCCCTGAATAAGAGAAAATCAAAATGCTGATGTCCTGTTCCGAAAGATATACCACTTTCAAAGGATAAAAAGATTTTTTTAACCGGAAGCTTTAAAGTAAAATCTCCATTTAATGAAATTCTTGTACCCAAACCCAATCCTTCTATAAATAAGGTACCCGCTTTCTGTCTCAATTGAGAGGAATCCTGAGCAAGAACATGTACTGAAAAAAAATAAAAAACAAGCAATAAAATTTTCATTGTCTTTAATTCAGGAAAATTCTATTAAACATTCAAAATTTTATTAAATATAATAAAACCTATAATACATTTCTGTGATAACAGATGGAAATAATTGTTATTGTATTTCAGGCCTCTTAATAAAATTTAATTCAGAACAGATTCTTAAAACATATTCATTTTATAAATTACTCCTCTTTCCTTTAAGTAATTCATCATGAACCCGTAGCAGTTTTCGCTCCTGCCTATAAACTCCGGAGGACTAACTCCTTTTTCAGAATACAAACCTTGTAACACCAAAGTAGCTGCGGCCGTGCACGTATATCCGGTCGTCCTTGCCATAGAAGAAGTATTACTTGCAGTATCGTATTGATCAAAAAGGTCGTAGGTATATTTTCTTTTTACGCCGTTTTCGAACCCTTCCACGATAACGTGCATAAGAGTAAATTCTTTTTCACCGGGTAAATAGCTCCATTGCGGAAATAGTAAATGTGCAGTCAACTCAATCGGGGAAATTTTATTTCCATTTATCTCTATTTCATTTTTACTCAGGAATCCCATATCGCGCATGTTGCGCATAATATCGATGTGACCAGGATAGCGCAGCGTTTTTTCCTTCATATTAGGAATTTTAATGGTATTCACCAATGATCGAAGACCATCGGTGTTAAAGGCTTCCAGGGTACCAATCTGATCAAACTCAATCAACTCAGGTTCTGAAAGCGCAGGACGAACCACCATTTTGCCATTCTCGACAATCCTCGATGGCCGGATGTATTCTTCCAGTACATCGATCGGTGAAAAAGGCGCCTTATATTGAAATGGCAAAGTGCGCGTAAAGGGTAATCCACCCACCATACATACAAAATTTTCAACGTTCATTCGCTCATTGTGAAACCCTAAAATAATGTTGTCCATCCCGGGAGCTACGCCACAATCGACGATTGCAATAACATTATTTTTAATAGCTAGCTCATTTAGTGAGAGCGGGTCTTCAGGGAAAAATGAAATATCGACGATATTTTTTCCAGAATTAATGACAGTTTGAACCATCTTAAAGCCCATAAAACCCGGAACAGCACCTACTATCAAATCGGCATCAGCAATTACTTCTTCTATTATTTTCGAGTCAGAGAGATTTGCTTCCACTGTATTGATACTGTACTCCTCTGTTAATAAATCCAAGTTTTTTTTATTTATATCCACCGATGTAACAGAATAGGATTTTGAGAGGTCAATTGCCATTGCCCGGCCAACCATACCTGCACCAAGAATAATTACCTTTTTCATTTTTAAATTCAGATTTATAATGAGAGAATATGGCACCCTGCACGATGCCTGCTCACCGCTTACAGCCTCCAGTCAATTGGGGCTATTTGATGTGACTTCAGATATTCATTTGCCTTTGAGAAATGCCTGCATCCGAAAAAGCCGTTATCAGCACTATAAGGTGAGGGGTGCGCTGCTTTCAGAATCAGGTGCTTACTGGAATCTATCAGCGAAGCTTTCTCCTGCGCAAATTTGCCCCACAACATAAAAACCAAATGGTCCCTTTTAGCGGATAACTGTCGAATGGTTTCATCTGTGAAATGCTGCCAGCCAAGATCTTTATGGCTCGATGGTTTATTGGCCTGAACAGTAAGTATGGCATTCAGTAAGAATACTCCTTGCTTCGTCCACTTTTCAAGGTTGCCATGGTCAGGGATTTGAACACCTGTATCGTTTCTTAATTCCTTAAAAATATTAACTAAAGATGGTGGCTGCCGGACACCTTTTGGAACGGAAAAGCAAACTCCATGAGCTTGTCCGGTGCCATGATAGGGGTCCTGCCCTAACAGCACCACCTTTACCTTATCGAAGGAGGTTAAATTATATGCATTGAAAATTAATTGGCCTGAGGGAT from Chitinophagales bacterium carries:
- a CDS encoding saccharopine dehydrogenase NADP-binding domain-containing protein, which gives rise to MKKVIILGAGMVGRAMAIDLSKSYSVTSVDINKKNLDLLTEEYSINTVEANLSDSKIIEEVIADADLIVGAVPGFMGFKMVQTVINSGKNIVDISFFPEDPLSLNELAIKNNVIAIVDCGVAPGMDNIILGFHNERMNVENFVCMVGGLPFTRTLPFQYKAPFSPIDVLEEYIRPSRIVENGKMVVRPALSEPELIEFDQIGTLEAFNTDGLRSLVNTIKIPNMKEKTLRYPGHIDIMRNMRDMGFLSKNEIEINGNKISPIELTAHLLFPQWSYLPGEKEFTLMHVIVEGFENGVKRKYTYDLFDQYDTASNTSSMARTTGYTCTAAATLVLQGLYSEKGVSPPEFIGRSENCYGFMMNYLKERGVIYKMNMF
- the ung gene encoding uracil-DNA glycosylase, whose product is MPAVEIPNVQIEPSWKEVLKEEFSKDYFQSIKNSLQNQKQEGKIMYPSGQLIFNAYNLTSFDKVKVVLLGQDPYHGTGQAHGVCFSVPKGVRQPPSLVNIFKELRNDTGVQIPDHGNLEKWTKQGVFLLNAILTVQANKPSSHKDLGWQHFTDETIRQLSAKRDHLVFMLWGKFAQEKASLIDSSKHLILKAAHPSPYSADNGFFGCRHFSKANEYLKSHQIAPIDWRL